A part of Vulcanisaeta moutnovskia 768-28 genomic DNA contains:
- a CDS encoding TetR/AcrR family transcriptional regulator, whose protein sequence is MKYSPKTKKGEESLNKILNAAIAVIAEKGFNDASIDEITSRAGVSHGLFYFYFNNKDELLNELVKRINRDMRHYLTLSTAGLSDRISIEKRGFEAFFDWMYYNQYLYKILIEAESNNIELYKWHYMKLSERYSRKLSEAMNRGEIARYDPEALSFILMGIADFIAKRYILWVNNKIPRYVIDEVNKILERILNPRCNC, encoded by the coding sequence ATGAAGTATTCTCCAAAAACAAAGAAAGGCGAGGAGTCCTTAAATAAGATTCTAAATGCAGCAATTGCAGTAATTGCCGAGAAGGGATTTAACGACGCGTCGATTGATGAAATAACATCAAGAGCTGGTGTATCACACGGTCTTTTTTACTTCTATTTTAATAATAAGGACGAATTACTAAACGAACTTGTTAAACGAATAAATAGGGATATGAGGCATTACCTAACGTTAAGTACTGCGGGACTCTCTGATAGAATATCAATAGAAAAACGAGGCTTTGAGGCATTCTTTGATTGGATGTATTATAATCAATACCTCTACAAAATCTTAATAGAGGCTGAATCAAATAATATCGAACTTTATAAGTGGCACTACATGAAATTATCCGAGAGATACTCCAGGAAATTATCAGAGGCTATGAATAGAGGTGAAATAGCGAGGTATGATCCGGAGGCTTTATCCTTCATATTAATGGGTATTGCTGATTTTATAGCTAAGCGATACATTTTATGGGTGAATAATAAAATACCTAGGTATGTAATTGATGAAGTAAATAAAATACTTGAAAGAATATTAAATCCTAGATGCAATTGTTGA